One part of the Trichocoleus desertorum ATA4-8-CV12 genome encodes these proteins:
- a CDS encoding Tn3 family transposase: MPSVQETAYPRQKSHLTVKELTTIYTPTVEELAFAKGATASGSGTRLGLLILLKTFQRLGYAVSTQVVPNSIIRHIAAVAHLDVSSRQLADYDASVTRRRHLQIVRDYLQLHPYNRAAAVVMEEALRKAALTKQDLADLINVAIEELVRQRFELPAFSTLKRVAQQIRAQVATAFYQQVNAHLTVASRQQIDALFEITTDATSTPWNELKQDAGNLTLTHLRSWIERLQKLQQLQFGQAALIGIPEVKVKHFAQEAMTLDAARMKQMEPSKRYTLAVALLSVQSARTLDDLAEMFIKQMQQMHHKGRTALAEYRVEMQPRTDELIATLREVVLAYQKPGEIPNRFAAIESIIGDQGDALVEQCDAHLSHVENNYFSLMQNFYKNYRATLFRLIEVLPLRSSTQDTTLEEVIDFLLKHRHHRQADLPVVRVENAGTEAEQRVQPIDLSWISSKWWQLVTGQRARAPVPQSVHRRHFEVCVFSQIFLELKSGDLYVEGSSDYGDYYSQLISWEEYEAALAEYGQQVELPTDPQAFVVHVQRWLIDCATTFDDAFPANAEVDYQQDRLVIRKAKAKTVPGAAQLKARIAERIRPVNLLDTLIDTELWLNWTRFFKPKSGHDSKLDRPVARYLATTFCYGCNLGPSQAARSLKGFDRRQVSHVHQRHIDLDKLQAAITAIIDAYNRFNLPKYWGTGNQASVDGTKWDIYENNLLAEYHIRYGGYGGIGDYHVSDTYIALFSHFIPCGVWEAVYILDGLLNNQSEIQPDTIHGDTQAQSATVFALAYLLGITLMPRIRNWKSLTFYRPMRSVRYQHVDSLFTDTVNWNQIETYLPDMLRVALSVKAGKINASTGLRKLSTNSTKNKLYQAFHVLGCAVRTGFLLQYLNDAQLRATIHAATNKSEAFNHFVQ; the protein is encoded by the coding sequence ATGCCCAGTGTTCAAGAAACTGCCTATCCTCGTCAAAAGAGCCATCTCACCGTTAAGGAACTGACAACCATCTACACCCCAACCGTTGAGGAGTTAGCCTTTGCGAAAGGAGCCACGGCAAGCGGGAGTGGGACACGGCTGGGCTTGCTGATCTTGCTCAAAACATTTCAGCGACTGGGTTATGCGGTTTCTACCCAAGTCGTACCCAACAGCATTATTCGCCATATTGCGGCGGTTGCCCATCTCGATGTTTCCAGTCGGCAATTAGCAGACTATGATGCTTCGGTCACCCGACGGCGACACTTACAGATCGTTCGAGACTACTTGCAGTTGCATCCCTACAATCGGGCAGCAGCGGTCGTGATGGAGGAAGCCCTGCGTAAAGCCGCACTGACCAAACAGGATTTAGCAGATCTGATCAATGTTGCAATTGAAGAATTGGTGCGCCAACGGTTTGAACTACCGGCTTTTAGCACCCTCAAACGGGTTGCACAGCAAATCCGAGCGCAGGTGGCGACCGCCTTTTATCAACAGGTCAATGCTCATTTAACGGTTGCCAGTCGCCAACAAATTGATGCCCTGTTTGAAATCACCACCGATGCCACCAGCACTCCCTGGAATGAACTCAAACAGGATGCAGGCAACCTGACGCTCACGCATCTGCGAAGCTGGATTGAGCGATTGCAGAAATTGCAGCAGTTGCAGTTTGGACAAGCTGCTTTAATCGGCATTCCAGAGGTCAAAGTCAAACACTTCGCCCAGGAAGCGATGACGCTGGATGCGGCTCGGATGAAGCAGATGGAGCCGTCTAAGCGATATACCCTGGCGGTTGCCCTGCTGAGCGTTCAGTCTGCTCGCACCCTGGATGATTTGGCAGAGATGTTTATCAAGCAGATGCAGCAAATGCATCACAAAGGCAGAACTGCGTTGGCAGAGTATCGAGTCGAAATGCAACCCCGCACCGACGAATTGATTGCGACCCTGCGGGAAGTGGTGCTGGCATATCAGAAACCCGGCGAAATCCCAAATCGCTTTGCTGCCATTGAGTCCATCATTGGGGATCAAGGCGATGCCTTGGTAGAACAGTGCGATGCTCATCTGAGCCATGTAGAAAACAACTACTTCTCGTTGATGCAGAACTTCTACAAAAACTACCGAGCTACTTTATTTCGGCTCATCGAGGTGCTGCCCTTACGCTCCAGTACACAGGACACGACCCTAGAAGAAGTGATTGATTTTTTGCTGAAACATCGGCATCATCGGCAAGCAGACTTGCCGGTCGTTCGAGTAGAAAACGCTGGCACTGAGGCAGAGCAAAGAGTCCAGCCCATTGACTTAAGTTGGATTTCCTCCAAATGGTGGCAATTAGTTACGGGGCAACGTGCCCGCGCCCCAGTGCCTCAGAGCGTTCATCGTCGCCACTTTGAAGTTTGCGTTTTCTCACAGATCTTCCTGGAACTGAAGTCCGGCGACCTCTACGTTGAAGGAAGTTCTGACTACGGCGATTACTACAGCCAACTCATTTCGTGGGAGGAATATGAGGCTGCCCTGGCAGAGTATGGGCAGCAAGTGGAATTACCAACCGACCCTCAAGCCTTTGTCGTTCATGTGCAACGGTGGCTGATAGATTGCGCGACCACGTTTGATGATGCCTTTCCCGCCAACGCGGAGGTCGATTATCAACAAGACCGCCTGGTGATTCGCAAAGCGAAAGCAAAGACGGTGCCTGGAGCAGCTCAACTAAAAGCTCGTATCGCTGAACGCATTCGCCCCGTGAATTTGCTCGATACCTTGATTGACACAGAACTGTGGCTTAACTGGACACGCTTCTTCAAACCTAAATCAGGACACGATAGCAAACTAGATCGTCCGGTCGCTCGGTATTTAGCAACCACCTTTTGCTATGGCTGCAACTTGGGTCCTTCCCAAGCCGCGCGGTCGCTCAAAGGATTTGACCGACGGCAGGTGTCCCATGTGCATCAACGGCATATTGATTTAGATAAGCTGCAAGCAGCCATTACTGCCATCATTGATGCGTATAACCGTTTCAACTTGCCAAAGTATTGGGGAACTGGGAACCAAGCCTCAGTCGATGGCACCAAGTGGGATATCTACGAAAACAATTTACTGGCGGAGTACCACATTCGTTACGGCGGCTATGGCGGCATTGGCGACTATCATGTCTCAGACACTTACATTGCACTGTTCAGTCACTTTATTCCTTGTGGAGTTTGGGAAGCGGTCTACATTCTCGATGGCTTGCTGAACAATCAATCTGAGATCCAGCCGGACACCATTCATGGCGACACCCAGGCTCAAAGTGCAACCGTCTTTGCCCTGGCATATCTGCTGGGCATTACTTTGATGCCTCGCATCCGCAACTGGAAATCCTTGACGTTTTACCGCCCAATGCGATCTGTGCGCTATCAGCACGTTGATTCGCTGTTTACCGATACCGTCAACTGGAATCAGATTGAGACCTATCTGCCAGATATGCTGCGGGTTGCATTGTCCGTTAAGGCAGGCAAGATCAATGCTTCAACCGGGTTGCGGAAACTCAGCACCAACAGTACCAAAAACAAGCTCTACCAAGCATTTCACGTCTTAGGCTGTGCAGTCAGAACGGGTTTCTTGTTGCAATATCTCAATGATGCACAACTGCGAGCGACCATCCATGCGGCGACCAACAAGAGTGAGGCTTTTAACCACTTCGTACAATAA